One stretch of Flavobacterium sp. 9 DNA includes these proteins:
- a CDS encoding ABC transporter ATP-binding protein yields the protein METILTIENLHKRYGRIQALKNVSFEIQKGRVYGILGPNGSGKSTTLGIVLNVVNKTSGNYSWFDGKVQTHDALKKVGAIIERPNFYPYMTAEENLKLVCKIKSINYSKINEKLDLVGLTERKDSKFSTFSLGMKQRLAIASALLNDPEILILDEPTNGLDPQGIHQIRDIIRKIASQGTTILLASHLLDEVEKVCSHVIVLRKGEILYSGSVDSMSANEGFFELQANDNSVLKSVLENHEAVERITEEDGKILVYLKSDLSASELNLYLFSKNIALSHLVKRKNSLEAQFLELTKNATIKTN from the coding sequence TTGGAAACCATACTTACTATTGAGAATCTTCACAAAAGATACGGTCGCATTCAGGCCTTAAAAAATGTATCTTTTGAAATACAAAAAGGCCGCGTTTACGGAATTCTGGGCCCAAACGGAAGTGGAAAATCGACCACTTTAGGAATTGTTTTAAATGTTGTAAACAAAACTTCGGGCAATTACAGCTGGTTTGACGGAAAAGTTCAAACGCATGATGCCTTGAAAAAAGTTGGCGCTATTATCGAAAGACCTAACTTTTACCCGTACATGACGGCGGAAGAAAACCTGAAATTGGTTTGTAAAATAAAAAGCATCAATTATTCTAAGATAAACGAAAAGCTTGATCTTGTTGGTTTAACAGAAAGAAAAGACAGCAAATTCAGCACTTTTTCTTTAGGGATGAAACAACGTTTGGCAATCGCTTCGGCACTTTTAAATGATCCTGAAATTTTGATTCTGGATGAACCAACAAATGGTTTAGATCCACAAGGAATTCATCAGATTCGAGATATTATAAGAAAAATTGCTTCGCAAGGAACGACTATTTTATTGGCTTCGCATTTATTAGATGAAGTAGAAAAAGTATGTTCTCACGTAATTGTTCTTAGAAAAGGAGAAATTCTATATTCTGGTTCTGTTGACAGTATGTCTGCAAATGAAGGCTTCTTTGAACTGCAGGCAAATGATAATTCAGTACTAAAATCGGTCTTGGAGAACCACGAAGCTGTGGAGAGAATCACGGAAGAAGACGGGAAAATTTTGGTTTACCTGAAATCAGATTTATCAGCTTCTGAACTGAATTTGTATTTATTTTCTAAAAACATTGCTTTAAGTCATTTAGTAAAACGCAAAAACAGTCTTGAAGCACAATTTTTAGAATTAACCAAAAACGCCACTATCAAAACCAACTAA
- a CDS encoding ABC transporter permease gives MKRLLSIELQKIWKNKASKVLTLTYFILLSFIALIASIKFDIGPFKFHVAEMGIFNFPYIWHFNTYVAALLKLFLAIVIVSMMANEYSYGTLKQNLIDGLSKKEFILSKFLTVVLFALCSTVFVFVMSLILGFSFSSYTELDVVFMDLDYLLAFFVKLVGFFSFCLFLGILVKRSAFALGFLLVWSIIEGIIKGLLVFKIFPDSNTADYITRFLPLEAMSNLIVEPISRLNVIRSIGTQIGVENIKDYSVHYLSILIVLVWTYLFTYFSYKLLKNRDL, from the coding sequence ATGAAAAGACTTTTATCTATAGAATTACAAAAAATCTGGAAAAATAAAGCCAGTAAAGTACTTACGCTAACCTATTTCATTTTACTTTCTTTTATTGCATTAATTGCATCGATAAAATTTGATATTGGCCCTTTTAAATTTCATGTAGCCGAAATGGGTATTTTCAATTTTCCATATATCTGGCATTTTAATACGTATGTAGCAGCATTGCTAAAACTTTTCCTTGCTATTGTTATTGTTTCGATGATGGCAAATGAATATAGTTATGGTACTTTAAAACAAAATCTAATTGACGGTTTAAGCAAAAAGGAATTCATTTTATCTAAATTTCTGACAGTTGTTCTTTTTGCATTATGCTCAACAGTTTTTGTTTTTGTGATGAGTTTAATTTTAGGGTTTAGCTTTTCATCTTACACAGAACTTGATGTTGTTTTTATGGATTTAGATTACTTATTAGCTTTCTTTGTAAAACTAGTTGGCTTCTTTTCTTTCTGTTTATTTCTGGGTATTTTGGTTAAACGCTCGGCTTTTGCCTTAGGTTTTCTTTTAGTTTGGAGTATAATTGAAGGAATTATTAAAGGTCTTTTGGTATTTAAAATTTTCCCTGACAGCAATACAGCAGATTATATTACGAGATTTCTTCCGCTTGAAGCCATGTCAAATTTAATTGTAGAACCTATTTCAAGACTTAATGTCATAAGAAGTATAGGAACTCAAATTGGAGTTGAAAACATTAAAGATTATAGTGTACATTATCTTTCAATTCTCATTGTTTTAGTTTGGACATATTTATTTACATACTTTTCTTATAAATTATTAAAAAATCGAGATTTATAG
- a CDS encoding T9SS type B sorting domain-containing protein: protein MNRYICLLLVLFLCCLSSKVNAQYISVNDQKTPQELINDILVNSSCVSVTNTSGSGDAFTPPKNSFAYFNSNGSSFPFAEGVVLTTSTSENAVGPFITSIGGGSTEWKGDADLNQILGINSINATSLEFDFVPLTDFISFNYIFASNEYQSFFPCQYSDGFAFLIKEAGTSDPYQNLAVLPNTSIPLSSTNVRPLIKPGTASNGDPYPGCPAENEHYFNGLNTSSSPVNYAGQTVVMNAQTKVVAGKKYHIKLVIADDKEQYYDSAVFLQAGSFASKIDFGPDQTTLNNDPVCFGQSITLDTKLASTYNYKWYKDGLLINGANGPKYNPTESGTYSVECTLTPSICKLTGEVKLEFAAEILSTNTSLIQCDDNTDGINVFDLTKVDNIVKNNVADITNNGYYETLPDAQNKTKPIATPSNYTNKANNQIVFARIENKYGCYETAEVTLQISSATIPNQSPIATCDDDDNKLDGFYQFDLATQVTPQVLTGLPSGLVPYYYSSQNDALADTNRLPNIYKNTTAFNQTIYVRIVNGPDCYGITSVPLVVNTFDPPNFEDESEILCKGDDTTLAVANTFSSYLWSTGSMANQIDVDTAGDYSVTVQDANGCSKTKKFKIIASEPAAITEVVVKDFSGTDNSVLIEFTGNGNYEFSIDRISYQDSPSFSNVNTGIYNAVARDKNGCGPSNTFLFYVLDYPRFFTPNGDGFNDLWFVKDFDQLPAYKISIFDRYGKFLKQMDQNSAGWNGTFNGQQLPSDDYWFTLVLVNGKTIKGHFSLKR from the coding sequence ATGAATCGTTATATATGCCTTTTACTAGTTTTGTTTTTATGTTGTTTATCTTCTAAGGTAAACGCACAGTATATAAGTGTAAATGATCAAAAAACACCGCAAGAATTAATTAACGATATTTTGGTTAATAGTTCTTGCGTTTCTGTTACAAATACCTCAGGAAGCGGAGATGCTTTTACTCCTCCAAAAAATAGCTTTGCTTATTTTAATTCAAACGGCAGCAGCTTTCCATTTGCTGAGGGAGTTGTTTTGACTACTTCTACGAGCGAGAATGCTGTTGGTCCTTTTATTACCAGCATTGGTGGCGGAAGCACAGAATGGAAAGGTGATGCTGATTTAAATCAAATTCTTGGAATTAATTCTATAAATGCTACATCTTTAGAATTCGATTTTGTTCCTTTAACTGATTTTATAAGTTTCAATTATATTTTTGCTTCTAATGAGTATCAGTCTTTTTTTCCATGTCAATATTCCGATGGATTTGCTTTTTTAATTAAAGAAGCAGGAACAAGCGATCCTTATCAAAATTTAGCTGTATTACCTAATACTTCTATACCTCTGTCTTCAACAAATGTTCGTCCACTAATTAAACCTGGAACAGCAAGTAATGGCGATCCATATCCTGGTTGTCCTGCTGAAAACGAACACTATTTTAATGGCTTAAACACATCGTCGAGTCCAGTGAATTATGCAGGACAAACCGTTGTAATGAATGCACAAACCAAAGTAGTTGCAGGAAAAAAATACCATATAAAACTTGTTATCGCCGATGATAAAGAACAATATTATGATTCAGCAGTTTTTTTACAAGCGGGTAGTTTTGCGTCTAAAATTGACTTTGGACCAGATCAGACAACCTTAAACAATGATCCCGTTTGTTTTGGACAAAGTATAACTTTAGATACCAAATTAGCTTCTACTTATAATTATAAATGGTACAAAGACGGATTGTTGATTAATGGCGCAAACGGTCCAAAGTATAATCCAACAGAATCCGGAACTTATAGCGTTGAATGTACGCTGACGCCGTCAATCTGTAAACTAACCGGAGAAGTTAAACTTGAATTTGCTGCAGAAATTTTATCGACAAATACTTCTTTAATTCAATGCGACGATAATACGGACGGAATCAATGTTTTTGACTTAACAAAAGTTGATAATATTGTAAAAAATAATGTTGCTGATATTACAAATAATGGTTACTACGAAACATTACCAGATGCTCAGAACAAGACAAAACCTATAGCAACTCCTTCAAATTATACTAACAAAGCAAACAATCAGATTGTTTTTGCCAGAATCGAAAATAAATATGGTTGTTATGAAACCGCTGAAGTAACATTACAAATTTCAAGCGCGACAATTCCAAATCAAAGTCCAATTGCAACTTGCGATGATGATGATAATAAACTAGATGGATTCTACCAATTTGACCTTGCCACTCAGGTCACTCCGCAAGTCCTTACAGGTTTACCAAGTGGTTTAGTTCCTTATTACTATTCATCTCAAAATGATGCTTTAGCTGATACCAATAGATTACCAAATATCTATAAGAACACAACTGCTTTTAATCAGACAATTTATGTTCGTATTGTCAACGGACCAGATTGTTACGGTATTACATCTGTCCCACTTGTTGTAAATACTTTCGATCCGCCTAACTTTGAGGATGAATCTGAAATTCTATGCAAAGGAGATGACACAACATTAGCTGTTGCAAATACTTTTAGCAGTTATTTATGGAGTACCGGCAGCATGGCAAATCAAATCGATGTTGATACCGCTGGAGATTATTCTGTAACTGTACAAGATGCAAATGGTTGTAGCAAAACTAAAAAATTCAAAATAATTGCGTCTGAACCAGCAGCAATAACAGAAGTTGTTGTTAAAGATTTTTCAGGAACTGACAACTCGGTTTTAATTGAATTTACAGGAAACGGAAACTATGAATTCTCAATAGACAGAATATCTTATCAGGACAGTCCTTCGTTTTCAAACGTAAATACAGGAATATATAATGCCGTTGCAAGAGATAAAAACGGATGTGGTCCCTCTAATACCTTTTTATTTTATGTTCTGGATTATCCTAGGTTTTTCACACCTAACGGAGATGGATTTAATGATTTATGGTTTGTAAAAGATTTCGATCAGCTTCCTGCTTATAAAATATCTATTTTTGATCGTTATGGAAAGTTTTTAAAACAAATGGATCAAAACAGCGCAGGTTGGAATGGAACTTTTAACGGTCAACAACTCCCATCAGATGATTATTGGTTTACCTTGGTTCTTGTAAATGGGAAAACTATTAAAGGTCATTTTAGTTTAAAAAGATAA
- the typA gene encoding translational GTPase TypA codes for MESIRNIAIIAHVDHGKTTLVDKIMYHCQLFRDNENTGDLILDNNDLERERGITITSKNVSVQYKGTKINIIDTPGHADFGGEVERVLNMADGVCLLVDAFEGPMPQTRFVLQKAIDLGLKPCVVINKVDKENCTPEEVHEKVFDLMFELGAEEWQLDFPTVYGSAKNNWMSDHWENVTDNVEALLDMVVENVPAPKVSEGTPQMLITSLDFSAFTGRIAIGRLERGVLKEGMPISLVKRDGSISKSRIKELHTFEGLGRKKVQEVIAGDICAIIGVEGFEIGDTIADHENPEGLKTIDIDEPTMSMLFTINDSPFFGKEGKFVTSRHIRERLTKELEKNLAMKLGETDSADKFMVFGRGVLHLSVLIETMRREGYELQIGQPQVIIKEVDGKKCEPIEELTIDLPESLSGRAVEFVTLRKGEMLSMETKGERMIVKFNIPSRGIIGLRNQLLTATAGEAIMAHRFIGYEPYKGEIAGRNKGSLISMEKGKAIPYSIDKLQDRGKFFVEPNTEIYEGQVIGENSRADDMCVNVTKEKKQSNVRSSGNDEKARIIPPIIFSLEEALEYIQKDEYVEVTPKSIRLRKIYLTETDRKRFKI; via the coding sequence ATGGAATCTATTAGAAACATTGCAATTATTGCCCACGTCGATCACGGTAAAACCACTTTGGTTGATAAAATTATGTATCACTGTCAATTATTTCGTGACAACGAAAACACAGGTGATTTAATTCTTGATAATAACGATTTAGAGCGTGAGAGAGGTATTACTATTACTTCTAAAAACGTTTCTGTTCAATATAAAGGAACAAAAATCAACATTATCGATACTCCTGGCCACGCGGATTTTGGAGGTGAAGTAGAACGTGTTTTGAACATGGCCGATGGTGTATGTTTGCTAGTGGATGCTTTTGAGGGTCCAATGCCACAAACTCGTTTTGTATTACAAAAAGCTATTGACTTAGGTCTTAAGCCATGTGTAGTTATCAATAAAGTTGATAAAGAAAACTGTACTCCTGAAGAAGTTCACGAAAAAGTTTTTGACTTAATGTTTGAATTAGGTGCTGAAGAATGGCAGTTGGATTTCCCAACAGTTTATGGTTCTGCTAAAAATAACTGGATGTCTGATCATTGGGAAAACGTAACTGATAATGTTGAAGCATTATTGGATATGGTTGTTGAAAATGTACCGGCTCCTAAAGTTTCTGAAGGAACACCACAAATGTTAATTACTTCTTTAGATTTCTCAGCTTTTACAGGTCGTATCGCTATTGGTCGTCTTGAAAGAGGAGTTCTTAAAGAAGGTATGCCAATCTCATTAGTAAAAAGAGATGGTAGTATATCTAAATCTCGTATCAAAGAACTTCATACATTTGAAGGACTTGGTCGTAAAAAAGTACAAGAAGTTATTGCTGGAGATATTTGTGCAATCATTGGAGTTGAAGGTTTTGAAATTGGTGATACTATTGCCGATCATGAAAATCCTGAAGGTTTAAAAACGATTGATATCGATGAGCCTACAATGAGTATGTTGTTTACAATTAATGACTCTCCTTTTTTTGGTAAAGAGGGTAAATTTGTAACTTCTCGTCATATTAGAGAAAGATTGACAAAAGAATTAGAGAAAAACTTAGCGATGAAGTTAGGTGAAACTGATTCTGCTGATAAATTCATGGTTTTTGGTCGTGGAGTACTTCACTTATCTGTTCTTATTGAAACAATGAGAAGAGAAGGTTATGAGTTACAAATCGGTCAGCCACAAGTTATCATCAAAGAAGTTGATGGTAAAAAATGTGAGCCAATTGAGGAATTGACAATCGATTTACCAGAATCACTTTCAGGTAGAGCAGTAGAGTTTGTTACTTTACGTAAAGGTGAAATGTTGAGTATGGAAACTAAAGGGGAGCGTATGATTGTGAAATTTAATATTCCATCACGTGGAATTATTGGATTACGTAACCAATTGCTTACTGCAACAGCTGGTGAGGCTATTATGGCACACCGTTTCATTGGATATGAGCCTTACAAAGGTGAAATCGCCGGACGTAACAAAGGTTCATTGATTTCTATGGAAAAAGGAAAAGCTATTCCTTATTCTATCGATAAATTGCAAGATCGTGGTAAGTTTTTTGTTGAACCAAATACTGAAATTTACGAAGGTCAGGTAATTGGAGAAAACTCTCGTGCTGATGATATGTGTGTAAACGTAACGAAAGAGAAAAAACAATCTAACGTTCGTTCTTCTGGAAATGATGAAAAAGCAAGAATCATCCCTCCAATTATTTTCTCATTAGAGGAAGCTTTAGAGTACATTCAAAAAGATGAATATGTAGAGGTTACACCAAAATCTATTCGTTTGAGAAAAATCTATTTGACAGAAACTGATAGAAAAAGATTTAAAATCTAA
- a CDS encoding PAS domain-containing sensor histidine kinase, with the protein MKSKTIQITLVYIIISLFMAIVCHKILTTYFSKTEYYLVFFFKDIFFIISTALFFNYILSKNEKKNIAVFKKLKETNEEIKESNEKYDIVAKATSDTIWDWKIQEDSINWNKGIEGIFGYNPAEVGKTSKWWFDKIHPEDSIRMSIKLYSFIEQKTEKWQDQYRFRCADGTYKYVLDRGFLLKDENGRAIRMIGAIQDITKQKEEEQRLKLLETVITQSRDSILITEANSADRKIPRIVYVNPAFSQMSGYQSNEIIGKSPNIFKGPKSDSEELKKLLKAIKNEEECLIETITYTKKKEEYWVRFSMIPIFNNESVITHWISIQRDITDEKKLETEKEHLIRELTQNNKDLKQFSYITSHNLRAPLSNLIGLLNLIEDIPIENEELEEILGGFTKSTHLLNETINDLVKVIIIKDNPSMQKEEVSLKEVFENVFSQLSFQIELHKPIIKLKFDRVPLLNTNKAYIESILLNLLTNSIKYKSENRKLKISITAEQIDHKAILTFKDNGIGIDLERNRDKVFGLYQRFHNYPDSKGLGLYLVKSQVETMGGTISIDSEVNKGTTFTITFKN; encoded by the coding sequence ATGAAAAGTAAAACTATCCAAATTACTCTAGTCTATATTATCATATCGTTATTTATGGCGATTGTCTGTCATAAAATACTTACTACTTACTTTTCTAAGACCGAATATTATTTAGTTTTTTTCTTTAAAGATATTTTTTTCATAATCAGTACCGCACTATTCTTCAATTACATACTATCCAAAAACGAGAAAAAAAATATTGCAGTTTTCAAGAAATTAAAAGAAACAAACGAAGAAATTAAAGAATCAAATGAAAAATATGACATTGTAGCAAAAGCAACAAGTGATACAATTTGGGACTGGAAAATTCAGGAAGACAGCATAAATTGGAATAAAGGAATAGAAGGAATTTTTGGTTATAATCCAGCCGAAGTCGGAAAAACATCTAAATGGTGGTTTGACAAAATTCACCCTGAAGACAGCATTAGAATGTCGATCAAATTATACTCTTTTATTGAGCAAAAGACGGAGAAATGGCAAGATCAATATCGTTTCAGATGTGCGGATGGAACTTATAAATATGTTTTGGACAGAGGTTTTCTATTAAAAGATGAAAACGGAAGAGCCATCAGAATGATTGGAGCCATTCAGGATATTACAAAACAAAAAGAGGAAGAACAGCGATTAAAACTTTTAGAAACCGTAATTACACAATCCAGAGATTCAATTTTAATCACAGAAGCAAATTCAGCAGATCGTAAAATACCACGAATCGTATATGTAAACCCGGCATTTTCGCAAATGTCAGGATATCAATCCAATGAGATTATCGGAAAATCTCCAAATATCTTTAAAGGGCCAAAATCTGATTCTGAGGAATTAAAGAAACTATTAAAAGCTATAAAAAATGAAGAAGAGTGTTTAATAGAAACCATTACCTACACTAAGAAAAAGGAAGAATATTGGGTGAGATTCTCCATGATTCCAATTTTCAACAATGAGAGTGTTATTACACACTGGATTTCGATACAAAGAGATATCACAGACGAAAAGAAACTAGAAACAGAAAAAGAACATTTAATTAGAGAATTAACTCAAAACAATAAAGATTTAAAACAGTTTTCCTATATCACATCTCACAACTTAAGAGCTCCATTATCTAACTTGATTGGACTTTTAAATCTAATTGAGGATATTCCGATCGAAAACGAAGAACTTGAAGAAATTCTGGGAGGCTTTACCAAATCAACACATTTATTAAACGAAACTATAAATGATCTGGTAAAAGTAATCATCATCAAAGACAATCCTTCGATGCAGAAAGAGGAAGTTTCTCTAAAAGAGGTTTTCGAAAATGTATTTAGTCAATTGTCATTTCAAATTGAATTGCACAAACCAATTATCAAACTAAAATTTGATCGGGTTCCATTACTAAACACCAACAAAGCTTACATTGAAAGCATTTTACTTAATCTACTCACGAATTCAATAAAATACAAGTCAGAAAATAGAAAATTAAAAATCTCTATTACTGCAGAACAAATAGATCACAAAGCAATATTAACTTTTAAGGACAACGGAATTGGAATTGATTTAGAAAGAAACCGAGATAAAGTTTTTGGACTATATCAAAGATTTCATAATTACCCAGACAGTAAAGGACTCGGCTTGTATCTTGTAAAGTCACAGGTTGAAACCATGGGAGGAACAATCAGCATCGACAGCGAGGTGAATAAAGGCACCACGTTTACAATAACATTTAAAAATTAA
- a CDS encoding response regulator, translated as MLEQILCIDDDPITLMLCKKVIAKSEFSNEIITAQNGEEALHHFNTLKYTNNKNKVNKKPELIFLDLNMPVMGGWEFLDHFTSQDYAEFNKTANVIVLSSTIDPDDLAKAKKYPIIIDFLSKPITQPMLEYLKKKIDL; from the coding sequence ATGCTCGAGCAGATTCTGTGCATTGACGATGACCCTATCACGTTGATGTTATGCAAAAAAGTAATTGCAAAATCCGAGTTTTCGAATGAAATTATTACGGCTCAAAATGGAGAAGAAGCACTTCATCATTTCAATACCTTAAAATATACCAATAACAAAAACAAGGTAAACAAAAAACCTGAGTTGATTTTCTTAGACCTAAACATGCCGGTCATGGGCGGATGGGAATTTTTAGATCATTTTACATCTCAAGATTACGCCGAATTTAATAAGACCGCCAATGTTATTGTTTTATCTTCTACAATAGATCCTGACGATTTAGCCAAAGCAAAAAAATACCCTATTATAATTGATTTCCTTTCAAAACCTATTACACAGCCAATGCTGGAATATCTAAAAAAGAAAATTGATCTTTAA
- the rpsT gene encoding 30S ribosomal protein S20: protein MANHKSALKRIRSNEKRRVLNRYQHKTTRNAIKALRLATDKADASSKLSTVISMIDKLAKKNIIHDNKASNLKSKLTKHVAKL, encoded by the coding sequence ATGGCAAATCATAAGTCAGCATTAAAAAGAATCAGAAGTAACGAAAAAAGAAGAGTTCTTAACAGATACCAGCATAAAACTACTCGTAATGCTATTAAAGCGTTAAGATTAGCTACTGATAAAGCTGATGCATCTTCTAAATTATCAACTGTAATCTCTATGATTGATAAATTAGCTAAAAAGAACATCATTCATGATAATAAAGCTTCTAACTTGAAGTCTAAATTAACTAAACATGTTGCTAAATTGTAA
- the proS gene encoding proline--tRNA ligase gives MSKNLTTRSEDYSKWYNELVVKADLAENSGVRGCMVIKPYGYAIWEKMQAELDRMFKETGHQNAYFPLFVPKSMFEAEEKNAEGFAKECAIVTHYRLKNDPDKPGKLMVDPNAKLEEELIVRPTSEAIIWSTYKGWVQSYRDLPLLINQWANVVRWEMRTRLFLRTAEFLWQEGHTAHATKAEALEESVKMMNVYADFAEGFMAIPVVKGIKTETERFAGADETYCIEALMQDGKALQAGTSHFLGQNFAKAFDVKFANAEGKQEHVWGTSWGVSTRLMGALVMTHSDDQGLVLPPNLAPIQVVIVPIYKTDEQLAEITTAVNDLTAKLKKLRISVKYDDRTTQKPGFKFAEWELKGVPVRIAVGPKDLENGTFEVARRDTLTKETVSGEGIVTYINDLLEQIQADLFNKALDYRNTHITEVNSFEEFKEVLDGKGGFVSAHWDGTAATEEKIKDLTKATIRCIPLDAVEEAGTCVFTGNPSSKRVLFAKAY, from the coding sequence ATGAGCAAGAACCTCACAACAAGATCAGAAGATTATTCAAAGTGGTATAATGAACTGGTTGTAAAAGCAGATCTAGCTGAAAACTCAGGAGTTAGAGGATGTATGGTTATTAAACCTTACGGATATGCTATTTGGGAAAAAATGCAGGCGGAGTTAGATAGAATGTTTAAAGAAACAGGACATCAAAATGCATACTTTCCACTATTCGTGCCTAAAAGCATGTTTGAGGCGGAAGAGAAAAATGCAGAGGGATTTGCAAAAGAATGTGCTATTGTAACGCATTATAGATTAAAAAATGATCCGGATAAACCTGGAAAACTTATGGTTGATCCAAACGCTAAGTTAGAAGAAGAACTTATTGTTCGTCCTACTAGTGAGGCAATTATCTGGTCTACTTATAAAGGATGGGTTCAATCTTATAGAGATTTACCTTTATTGATTAATCAATGGGCAAATGTTGTTCGTTGGGAAATGCGTACGCGTTTGTTCTTGAGAACTGCTGAGTTTTTATGGCAAGAAGGACATACAGCTCACGCTACAAAAGCCGAAGCGCTTGAAGAGTCTGTGAAAATGATGAATGTTTATGCTGATTTTGCTGAAGGCTTTATGGCAATTCCGGTTGTAAAAGGTATTAAGACGGAAACAGAACGTTTTGCCGGAGCTGATGAAACATATTGTATTGAAGCTTTAATGCAAGACGGAAAAGCATTGCAAGCGGGTACATCTCACTTTTTAGGTCAAAACTTTGCAAAAGCTTTTGATGTGAAGTTTGCAAATGCTGAAGGAAAACAAGAGCACGTTTGGGGGACTTCTTGGGGAGTTTCTACCCGTTTGATGGGAGCGTTGGTTATGACGCACTCAGATGATCAGGGATTAGTATTGCCTCCTAATTTGGCTCCAATACAAGTTGTGATTGTTCCTATTTATAAAACAGATGAGCAATTGGCAGAAATTACAACTGCAGTAAATGATTTAACGGCTAAACTTAAGAAATTAAGAATATCTGTTAAATATGACGATAGAACAACTCAAAAACCAGGATTCAAATTTGCTGAATGGGAATTAAAAGGAGTTCCTGTTAGAATTGCTGTTGGACCAAAAGATTTAGAAAACGGAACTTTTGAGGTTGCAAGACGTGATACATTGACAAAAGAGACTGTTTCTGGTGAAGGAATTGTTACTTATATAAATGACTTGTTAGAGCAGATTCAAGCTGATTTATTTAACAAAGCATTAGACTATCGTAATACGCATATTACAGAAGTAAATAGTTTTGAGGAATTTAAAGAAGTTTTAGACGGTAAAGGAGGGTTTGTATCTGCACATTGGGATGGAACTGCTGCTACCGAAGAAAAGATAAAAGATTTGACAAAAGCTACGATTCGTTGCATTCCTTTGGACGCTGTTGAAGAGGCTGGAACCTGTGTGTTTACTGGTAATCCGTCTTCAAAAAGAGTGTTGTTTGCGAAGGCTTATTAA